The nucleotide sequence GACATGACTCGAAGCTGCCCACCGTCTTCTACGTGGAGGTGTGCGCCCCGGAGAAGCAGGAGCCGGGGACGTACCGGGGACAGCTGCGGGTGAAGGCGGGTGACGCGAAGTTCCGGCCAGTGCCGTTCACCGCCGAGGTGCAACCCTTCGCCCTGCCCGCCACGTCCTCGCTGCCCAACAGCTTCGGGGTGTCGATGTACAGCATCGCCCGGGGCCACGGCGTGGCGCCGGAGTCGGCGGAGGCGCGCAAGCTGTTGCGTGACTACGGACGCGCGCTCCTGGAGCACCGGGTGAGTGCCCACGGCATGAGCATGACGCCGCCTCCCGTGCGCTTCGAAAAGGGCCGCGCGGTGCTGGACTGGCGCGAGTACGACGCGGAGATGGCGCCCTTCCTGGACGGCAGCCTGCTGCCCTCCGGCGCCCGCTTCACCAGCACCGACGTGCGTGACAGCAAGCAGGCGAAGACGGACGCGGAGAAGACGGCGTACTACCGCGCCTTCGCCGAGCACTTCCGCGAGAAGGGCTGGCCCGCGCAGCTCTTCTTCTACGCCAAGGACGAACCCAAGCCCGAGGACGTGCCGCTGGTGAAGGCCCAGTCCAAGCGGGTGCGCGCGGCGGGCGCGATTCCCGTGCTCGTCACCAGCCCGCTGGATGACGCGCTGAATGGCTCGGCGGACATCCTCACGCCCACGCTCAACTGCTTCTACCCGCGCCCCGGGCCTCAGACGTGCCGCAGCGTGGTGGAGCCGCGCGCGCTGCGCAAACGGCTGGCAGGTGACACCCGGGTGTGGTGGTACCAGAGCTGCAATTCGCACGGCTGCAACGGCGGCCCCCCGGCGGACAAGGCGGTGGACGCGGCCTACAGCGGCTGGGCTTCGTACATGGTGGACCACCCCGCCCCGCTCAACCGGGCCATGGGCGTGCTCGCCTTCTCCTCCGGCGTGGACGGCGAGCTCTATTTCGACACCGTCTTCGCCTACAACACGAAGAAGGACCCCTGGAAGGACGTCTTCGAGTTCGGCGGCAACGGCGACGGCACCCTCTTCTATCCGGGGACACCCGTCAGGGTGGGTCCTTCTGGCCACCAGCCCATCCTCACGCTGCGGCTGAAGCACATTCGGGACGGACTGGAGGACTATGAGTACCTCCGGTTGCTCGCTGAGCTGGGTGACGCGGCCTTCGCCCGGACGGCCGCGCGCAAGTTGGCGCGCACCGGTTGGGACATCAACGCGGATGCGGGAGAATGGGAGGCGGTCCGCGAGGAAGTCACCACCCGGCTCCGGAAGCGCTGGGCGGAGTCCGAATATGCGAAGCGCCCGGACCGTCAGACGCCGCAGAGCACCCCGTAGTCTCTGGAAGGAAAAGGATGAGCCCCCTGCGCACCCTCTTCGCGGCCCTGTTGTCACTGTCCAGCGTCAGCGCCTGGGCCCAGTTGCCGGACGCGGAGGCGGACGCGCCGGAGGCTGAGAGCGCCAAGGCCGAGGAGCCCGAGGCGCCCCTCACCGTGGCGCCGTGCACCTCCGCGCTGCCGGCACTGCGCACGCCCATGGCGTTCATGCCGGGTGAGGTGCTCGAGTTCGACCTCGACGCCATGGGCGCGCAGGCGGGCACCATGACGATGCGCGTCCACAAGCAGAAGGATGGGCAGCTCCCCATCCAGGTGGAGGCGCAGACCAACACCTTCTTCTCCAAGGTGCGGCGCGTGCGCGGCAGCGCCACCGCGTACCTCCACCCTCGCACGCTGCGCCCCAATCGCTACGTCGAAGACACCATGGAGAACGAACAGCGCCGCAAGGTGAACGTCGCGTTCGGCCAGAAGGAGCGCACCGTCAAGGTCGACTACCAGTTCGGCCAGCGTCCCAAGGGGCAGTTCAACTACACCTTCGACAAGGACGGCCTGGATGTGGCCGGGGCCATCTACCTGCTGCGCCAGCTGCCGCTCAAGGACGACCTCCAGGTGTGCTTCGACGTCTACGGCGTGCGCCGCATGTGGCGCATGCAGGGCGCGGTGGTGAAGCGCGAACAGGTGACGACGCCACTGGGCCAATTCAACGCCTGGCACGTGACGGGCACCGCCGTGCGACTGGACCGGCCCAAGCAGAAGCGTGAAGTCCACGTCTGGATTTCAGACGACGCGCGCCGCCTGCCGCTGGCCGCCGTGGGCACCATCGACCTGGGCGCCGTGCGCGCCACCCTCACCTCCGTGTCGCGTCCGGGTGAGAAGCCGCAAAAGAGCGAAGGACAGGAAACGATGAAGTGGTGAGCAGCTGACGCCCCCCTTCGTTGCGACTCCACGACATGGGCGTTGGGCTGGCGGATTCGCGCTGAGGGCCGGGGCGCCTCGGTGCGCCGGGCTTCGGCCCTGACTGGAAAATTGACGGAGTGCTACCTGCCTGTAGCGTCGAGGCCATGGCTCCTCCGGCCCTGACCCTCGTCGCCCCTACGCCGTCGCGCCGTGCAGACCCGGTCCGGGTGGCGGTGGAACAGCTCGCCCGCTCACTGCCTGCGCGCGCTGACGCGGCTGTGCTCGTGGACCTGCTGGAGGATGACCTCCGAGAGGGACTGGACGCGCTCGGCGAGGTGGAGGCCCATTTCACGGACCTGCTCGACACGCTTCGCACGGAAGCGGTGACACCGGCCGCGCTGGTGGAATCGGGTGATGACCTGCGCGTCCTTCAGCAGTTGGATTCACTCCACGACGCCGTCGTGCGGCTGCGCAAGCGCCTGTCCCAGGCCGCGAGCATGAATCGGCAGGCACATGTGCCGGTGCGCAGCCGCTGACACGCGGCTGTGAAGCCTCGTTCTTACGCGGGCCCCAGCAACAGGCAGTGCCAGCGCACGGCCGCGAACGCCGATGTACTGCCTCGACAGCGCCCGTCACAGGCCGAGAACAGGCTACGGCCCGCGCCAATGCGCTACCGCTCCCCGTCATCCCGGTAGCCTTGTCGTGACGAACCTCCACTCAAGGACCCGACGCAGCAGGCGCGGCGGGAGCAGGAGCCGTCGTCGCGGGCCCCAGCACGGGAGAAGGCGTCGCGGGCAGCGGGAGCGCTGGCGCGGCATTGAGCGGCGCGGGTGTCCCCAACAACGGCGCCGGAGTCCCAGCATTCAGCGGCGCCGGCGTGCTCAGCAACCCCGGCGGCGGCGTGGCAGGATTCGAGTTGAGCGGAGGCTCGGTGGCGATGATTCCCGCGCTGGATTGCCCCGTGCCGACAAACGCATCGAACGAGCCCGGCGCCAGCGGCTGCACCGTGAACGAACCGAAGGTGGACGCGGTGGGCGGCGTCGCGAACGCCCCCATCGTGCCTCTGCCGGGCGTCCCCGCCACCACGGTGGTCCCATCCAACGGCGTCACCGGAAGCTGTCCCGAGTATGTCACGGGCGTGTTCGTCACCGTCGGCACGGGAAAGCCTCCACTGATGACCTCAGGCGTCACCGGCACCCCTGGCACCGTCGTGGCCTGCATGGGCGAAGTCGCCAGGCGCCCTGGAGCCGTCGCCGGCACCGTCACCCGAGTCACGGCCCCTGTCTCCTGAAGCGCCCCAGCCGTCCCACTGCCCCCGATGGCCGAAGGCGCGGGCGGAGGCGACGCGGTAACAGGCGCCCCTACCACGGCGGAGGGCGGTACCGGCGTCAGCGAGCGCCAGCTCAGCGGCGGATTGCCCGTGTTCTCCACGAAGGGCCGCGAACTCACCGCCGTGCCGCCCACGTCGATGGCTACGTCCTCGAACACGAACTGGATGAAGCCGCGCGGCTCGAGCCGCGGCGGGAGGTTCCACACCAGCACCACGAGCTCCGTGTCGTCGTAGCGAGCCTGCCGCAGCAGCCGGTGGGTGTCGTCATCCGCGTACGCGCCAGCGGCCAGCGCCGCCGCGTGCACGAAGGCCGTGTCCGTCAGAAGCTGTCCGTTGCGCCAGACGCTGCCCACCCCCCAGACAGCCACCGCGGCATGGGTACGCGTCATCGCCGTCCAGCCCAGGCCACTGTCCCCATAGAGCGGGACGTCCAGCAACACGCCGCCGCCAATGGCATGTTGAGGCGGGCGAAGCGGCGGACCCGAGCCCCCCTGCCCCTGCTCCGGCGGGAAACCCGGCCGCATCAGCTCGACCCGGTACTCCGTGGCCCCCAGGCGGAAGGACGCTTCCAGCGTCCCTTTATCCCCAAAGGTGGCGCCCGGAAGGGACACGCGGTCCTCCACCGTCAGCGACGCGCTCCCCGTGCCGCTTTCAGCAAGGTCCGTGAAGGGAAGTGAGCCTTGGATGAAGAAGCCGTCTGGCTGCTCGGTCCTCGCGCTGGCCTCGCGGCCCTCGAACGTGAACCCGCCTGGCGCCGCGGCCAACAAGCCGGACAGAACGAACGTGGTGAAGGGTCCCGCCATCGACGCTGCCTCCTTGGTTTACAAGGTAGGCAGCGG is from Myxococcus virescens and encodes:
- a CDS encoding DUF3108 domain-containing protein; translated protein: MSPLRTLFAALLSLSSVSAWAQLPDAEADAPEAESAKAEEPEAPLTVAPCTSALPALRTPMAFMPGEVLEFDLDAMGAQAGTMTMRVHKQKDGQLPIQVEAQTNTFFSKVRRVRGSATAYLHPRTLRPNRYVEDTMENEQRRKVNVAFGQKERTVKVDYQFGQRPKGQFNYTFDKDGLDVAGAIYLLRQLPLKDDLQVCFDVYGVRRMWRMQGAVVKREQVTTPLGQFNAWHVTGTAVRLDRPKQKREVHVWISDDARRLPLAAVGTIDLGAVRATLTSVSRPGEKPQKSEGQETMKW
- a CDS encoding DUF4091 domain-containing protein, producing the protein MGAGWAWAVVAAAMSATQEPQVVSPLVKVRPGEAVKGRKEARLSLARGECEAVQVALPGRVERPTVEPLTLKGPGAALKVSVWREAFIDVKTPSNGQGHKGPWPDALVPVDAPGHDSKLPTVFYVEVCAPEKQEPGTYRGQLRVKAGDAKFRPVPFTAEVQPFALPATSSLPNSFGVSMYSIARGHGVAPESAEARKLLRDYGRALLEHRVSAHGMSMTPPPVRFEKGRAVLDWREYDAEMAPFLDGSLLPSGARFTSTDVRDSKQAKTDAEKTAYYRAFAEHFREKGWPAQLFFYAKDEPKPEDVPLVKAQSKRVRAAGAIPVLVTSPLDDALNGSADILTPTLNCFYPRPGPQTCRSVVEPRALRKRLAGDTRVWWYQSCNSHGCNGGPPADKAVDAAYSGWASYMVDHPAPLNRAMGVLAFSSGVDGELYFDTVFAYNTKKDPWKDVFEFGGNGDGTLFYPGTPVRVGPSGHQPILTLRLKHIRDGLEDYEYLRLLAELGDAAFARTAARKLARTGWDINADAGEWEAVREEVTTRLRKRWAESEYAKRPDRQTPQSTP